TTTCGTCCACAGGATTGTATCTATTTTCTTTAAAAAGAATCACTACATCTGGCTGCTTACTAAGTACTTCTGTCAATTGTTTAGGATAGCAATAGGCAATTTGCACATCTTGCTTACCAAAGTTCAAAGCAGATTCAAGTGATTGTTTCGCCCATTCACTCGAATGATAATAATCGCCAAGCACTGCTGCCAATCTAATCAATTCATTCACCACTCTTTATCTTCGTTATAATGGCATTGGCTGCCCTTCATAGGTGATAAAAACATTCTGACTGTCAATCTCTCGTTTTCCTTCAATAATATCAAATATACCTTCGGCCTTATCAATTGGGTCCCCTGGTGCACGATCGCCGCCCATATCTGTCTTAATCCAGCCGGGATGTATAGAGTAAACGTTTATTTTCTTACTTTTTACATACTGATTTAATTGCTGTGAAAACATGTTCAATGCTGTTTTAGAAGAAGCATATGCATAGTCACCGGCATAAGCATTGGACATACTGCCGGCTTCCGAAGAAATGTTGATGATTGACGAACGATCGCCCATCATTAAAAGAGGCAGGAAATGTTTTACCACTCTAATCGGACCAAAGAAATTGACATCGAATGTTACTTTCACTTGGTCCAGATCCAAGTCCTCTATCTGTTTATCACGTTCTAACAATACGCCTGCATTATTTATAATTGCATCAATGGTTCCAAAGTTTTCTTTCACCGTATTAGCAGCTGAAGTAACGGATTCTTCATCTGTTACATCTAAAGGCAGCAGTGAAATTGATTTATTGATTTCTGATTGTGTTAGACTTTCTTCACTTTGTTGGATATTTCTGACTCCAGCAAGAATTTGATGGCCTCTTTCTGCCCCAACCTGTGATAAAGCCAATCCTAGACCTCTATTTGCACCCGTTATCAAAATCCTCATTCTTTTATCCCTCCTATTATTAATATAAAAGGAGAGGAGTACCATACTAGTATCTCCTCCATAACCGTTTTATCGATCGTTTTCCAACAATTCCGTAATAATTTTTAAGTCTTTGAATGTGTTCATGTACGCGTATCTTCCGCCCGTATATTCCCCTTTTTGAAGTAACGGCATTTGCTTACTTTCCATTATGGCAATTTTTTCTTTCATTCCTTCTATGAAAAATGCAATATGGTGAGGGCCTTCACCATGCTCATCCAAATGTTTACGCCAAGTACTTGGACTTTGATCCGGTTCGATTAATTCTAATTGAAGAGAGCCCATATCGAAGAATGCTAGTTTTGCTCTAGCCTCAGTTGGGTTCCCCTCAAACTCTGTTTTTGCACGTTCCAATTTATCAGTTAAACTCCACTCGGTTTTTTCGATCCCAAAGAATTCTGCGTAGTTCTGGCTTGTTTTTTCAATATCATGAACAAGAATACCAATTTGCGCAATCACGTTGGTTCCTAGAGCATTATTTTTCGTCATTTGAATGAACCCTCCTATTATTTACGTTCAAGATAGGTAAAGGATGAACGATTAATGACAAAACTGCTCCTCCTTATTCTATCAAACAGATTTACTAATAAATTTTTCTATTTAACTCATCCTTGATTCCTGATTTCCTATAAAAATAAGTGTTTATAATATCCCGCCATTCCTTCGAATGATTTGCTTGTTCTTGTAATTTGTTCAAGATATCATCAAATCGCTCTTGATCAATCCTATCCTTAAGCTGTAACCAAGTTTCAACTAATTCCTCAGCCTCTTCTACTCCCTCAAAGTGAGTATTATAGATATGTTGAATCACTGTTACACCTGATTTCAGCTTATGTGTGTAAGGGACATGATGGAAAAATAACAGCAATTCATCCGGGCATGTTTCAAGGCTTTCAAACATCTCTGCATTCTCTTTAAAATATTGAGAGATATAACCGGTTCCTGTTTTTACAGTCCTGTCTACTCCAATTCCTTCCCAATCCGCAAAATGGTACGTTCCCCAAACGTCATATTCATAACCATCCACATTTGGCCCATAATGATGATGTGGGTTTACCATCCAGCCAACACCTAGTGGTGACGTATATTTTTCATAGATACTCCATGATTTTAATAGCATTTTGCTTACCAGCTTTTTAACCAATTGATCATCACCAAAGGTTTGACCAATCCATTCATCCGTGATTTTTTGAGCTGAAAGATCTGGGTTCCATGTCAAGCGTCCAAAGCCGTACAGATTAGCTTGGGCCAGCGTATGCCCGGTCCAATTATAATCATCTCCAATATTAGAAACAGCAGTAATTCCGCTGTATCTGTTTTGAAACAGGGAGCCATCCACGACCTTTTTGACCTCTGAGCCTTTACCTTTTGCATACGTATCAAAATCAAGGATTTCCTTCCATTGCGGAACGAGATAACAAAGATGTCTTTGTTGTCCTGTATATTCTTGAGTAACCTGAAATTCCAACATTTGATTCGTTTTTTCCATGGCACCAAATAATGGTGAGACACCTTCACGAACTTGGAAATCCATTGGACCATTTTTAATCTGTAAAATAACATTAGAATGGAACTGACCATCTAACGGTTTAAAATGGTCGTATGCAGCTCTTGCCCGGTCTGTAGAGCGGTCACGCCAATCTTGGAGACAGTTATAGACGAAACATCTCCAAAGAACAATGCCATTAAAGGGCTGGAGTGCTTCTGCGAGCATGTTGGCTCCATCCGCATGATTGCGTCCATATGTAAATGGTCCAGCGCGGTGTTCTGAATCGGCTTTTACTAGGAAACCACCAAAATCAGGAATATAGCTGTATATCTCTTCGGCTTTCTCTTTCCACCATTCTCGAACCTCTGAATTCAGCGGGTCAGCTGTTGTTAAATTTCCAATTTGGATTGTACTCGCATAATTCACGCTAAGGAATGTTGTGATACCATAAGCCCTAAAAATACCAGCCACTTCAGCCACTTTAGGGAGCAAGGTGCCAGTAATTAAATTCGTCTCCTCCTGGTGAACGTTCACGTTATTAATAGCAATTCCATTTATACCAACTGAAGCAAGCAGTCTGGCATAATCTTCAATTCTATTAAGCTCATCTGAGAATTGATAATCTTTATAGAAAATAGAATTTCCTGCATACCCTCGTTCAATACTGCCATCCATGTTATCCCATTGATTAAGCATTCGTAATTGATTTTTAGGGTTTTCAACGATATCGAGCTGTTGAAAATTCCCCCTATTTTGCATGAGGCGTAATAAGTGAAAGGTACCATATAAGACACCTTTATCCTTTTTTCCTACTACAAAAATAGTATTATTTTGACCAGAAGTAACGGTCTTAATGGCGTATCCATCATCATTCAGATGATTAAAATCCACATCTATTAAATCTCCAGTAGAATCCTTAACAGCTAACACCAGGCCAGATTGCTGCGGTTCTGAGCAAGATTCTGGCATAACCCCTAACATGGAAGAAATGCCCTGGATAAGTTCCTTCTTAGCAGAT
This genomic stretch from Neobacillus niacini harbors:
- a CDS encoding VOC family protein, yielding MTKNNALGTNVIAQIGILVHDIEKTSQNYAEFFGIEKTEWSLTDKLERAKTEFEGNPTEARAKLAFFDMGSLQLELIEPDQSPSTWRKHLDEHGEGPHHIAFFIEGMKEKIAIMESKQMPLLQKGEYTGGRYAYMNTFKDLKIITELLENDR
- a CDS encoding SDR family oxidoreductase yields the protein MRILITGANRGLGLALSQVGAERGHQILAGVRNIQQSEESLTQSEINKSISLLPLDVTDEESVTSAANTVKENFGTIDAIINNAGVLLERDKQIEDLDLDQVKVTFDVNFFGPIRVVKHFLPLLMMGDRSSIINISSEAGSMSNAYAGDYAYASSKTALNMFSQQLNQYVKSKKINVYSIHPGWIKTDMGGDRAPGDPIDKAEGIFDIIEGKREIDSQNVFITYEGQPMPL
- a CDS encoding alpha-glucuronidase family glycosyl hydrolase, giving the protein MKSAFENISKNNTDLYTTAHKESYSAWLQYRKIEVRAIAEDYTQWCRNLTVLGDSVLMESAKKELIQGISSMLGVMPESCSEPQQSGLVLAVKDSTGDLIDVDFNHLNDDGYAIKTVTSGQNNTIFVVGKKDKGVLYGTFHLLRLMQNRGNFQQLDIVENPKNQLRMLNQWDNMDGSIERGYAGNSIFYKDYQFSDELNRIEDYARLLASVGINGIAINNVNVHQEETNLITGTLLPKVAEVAGIFRAYGITTFLSVNYASTIQIGNLTTADPLNSEVREWWKEKAEEIYSYIPDFGGFLVKADSEHRAGPFTYGRNHADGANMLAEALQPFNGIVLWRCFVYNCLQDWRDRSTDRARAAYDHFKPLDGQFHSNVILQIKNGPMDFQVREGVSPLFGAMEKTNQMLEFQVTQEYTGQQRHLCYLVPQWKEILDFDTYAKGKGSEVKKVVDGSLFQNRYSGITAVSNIGDDYNWTGHTLAQANLYGFGRLTWNPDLSAQKITDEWIGQTFGDDQLVKKLVSKMLLKSWSIYEKYTSPLGVGWMVNPHHHYGPNVDGYEYDVWGTYHFADWEGIGVDRTVKTGTGYISQYFKENAEMFESLETCPDELLLFFHHVPYTHKLKSGVTVIQHIYNTHFEGVEEAEELVETWLQLKDRIDQERFDDILNKLQEQANHSKEWRDIINTYFYRKSGIKDELNRKIY